The proteins below are encoded in one region of Oncorhynchus nerka isolate Pitt River linkage group LG15, Oner_Uvic_2.0, whole genome shotgun sequence:
- the LOC135559862 gene encoding uncharacterized protein DKFZp434B061-like — MNAPPVFPLRTPHRYSLSEPPTGIPSQNAPPNAPPVFLSERPHRYSLSEPPTGIPSQNAPTGIPSQNAPTGIPLRTPTGIPSQNAPPVFPLRTPTGVPSQNAPTGIPPRTPHRYSFSERPTGIPSQNAPTGIPSQNAPPVFPLRTPTGVPSQNAPPVFLPEPPPVFLLRTPHRYSLSERPTGIPLRTPPPVFPLRTPTGIPSQNAPTGIPSQNAPPVFPLRTLHRYSLSERPTGIPSQNPPPVFPLRTPTGIPSQNAPTGIPSQNAPPVFPLRTPTGIPSQNAPPVFPLRTPPPVFPLRTPHRYSLSERPHRYSSQNPPPVFPLRTPHRYSLSEPSTGIPLRTPTGIPSQNAPPVFPLRTPTGVPSQNAPTGIPSQNPPPVFLLRTPHRYSLSERPTGIPSQNAPPVFPLRTPHRYSLSEPSTGIPSQNAPPVSPLRTPHRYSLSERPTGIPSQNDEEEDDRDIEGE, encoded by the exons ATGAACGCCCCACCGGTATTCCCTCTCAGAACGCCCCACCGGTATTCCCTCTCAGAACCCCCCACCGGTATTCCCTCTCAGAACGCCCCACCG AACGCCCCACCGGTATTCCTCTCAGAACGCCCCCACCGGTATTCCCTCTCAGAACCCCCCACCGGTATTCCCTCTCAGAACGCCCCCACCGGTATTCCCTCTCAGAACGCCCCCACCGGTATTCCTCTCAGAACCCCCACCGGTATTCCCTCTCAGAACGCCCCACCGGTATTCCCTCTCAGAACCCCCACCGGTGTTCCCTCCCAGAACGCCCCCACCGGTATTCCTCCCAGAACCCCCCACCGGTATTCCTTCTCAGAACGCCCCACCGGTATTCCCTCTCAGAACGCCCCCACCGGTATTCCCTCTCAGAACGCCCCACCGGTATTCCCTCTCAGAACCCCCACCGGTGTTCCCTCCCAGAACGCCCCACCGGTATTCCTCCCAGAACCCCCACCGGTATTCCTTCTCAGAACGCCCCACCGGTATTCCCTCTCAGAACGCCCCACCGGTATTCCTCTCAGAACGCCCCCACCGGTATTCCCTCTCAGAACCCCCACCGGTATTCCTTCTCAGAACGCCCCCACCGGTATTCCCTCTCAGAACGCCCCACCGGTATTCCCTCTCAGAACCCTCCACCGGTATTCTCTCTCAGAACGCCCCACCGGTATTCCCTCTCAGAACCCCCCACCGGTATTCCCTCTCAGAACCCCCACCGGTATTCCCTCTCAGAACGCCCCCACCGGTATTCCCTCTCAGAACGCCCCACCGGTATTCCCTCTCAGAACCCCCACCGGTATTCCCTCTCAGAACGCCCCACCGGTATTCCCTCTCAGAACGCCCCCACCGGTATTCCCTCTCAGAACCCCCCACCGGTATTCCCTCTCAGAACGCCCCCACCGGTATTCCTCTCAGAACCCCCCACCGGTATTCCCTCTCAGAACGCCCCACCGGTATTCCCTCTCAGAACCCTCCACCGGTATTCCTCTCAGAACCCCCACCGGTATTCCCTCTCAGAACGCCCCACCGGTATTCCCTCTCAGAACCCCCACCGGTGTTCCCTCCCAGAACGCCCCCACCGGTATTCCCTCCCAGAACCCCCCACCGGTATTCCTTCTCAGAACGCCCCACCGGTATTCCCTCTCAGAACGCCCCACCGGTATTCCCTCTCAGAACGCCCCACCGGTATTCCCTCTCAGAACGCCCCACCGGTATTCCCTCTCAGAACCCTCCACCGGTATTCCCTCTCAGAACGCCCCACCGGTATCGCCTCTCAGAACCCCCCACCGGTATTCCCTCTCAGAACGCCCCACCGGTATTCCCTCTCAGAACG